In Psychrobacter sp. JCM 18902, a single window of DNA contains:
- a CDS encoding sensor histidine kinase: MNNRPSQTISTLIWRSVVQAIILAVLAGFLMSIVYGLLYHYKEKRQHIQQLATMLTTSASTADGADIVAEQVRFLLESEPSIRSILFYSTPKPIDEVNQSRDDWKNALFADTVSFNYPVTSDDIGDDSALDTLNISQQSSMTLSNSEQESSASSEANKNSALVGYINLTLDVNTLRSHWFRSNILLWLITTILTVLWVLYILRKLKWPIRDIEALKEVCHIVVKNPELEQLPVIPQLFEFQELVQIKQTLAVLFDRLQKVQQDYEALAIFEQQLHNKDVSLDVQLHNFQSMITHELKTSLNAIVGGLQLLDYDTLNREQKDAVEIISDGSDKLVSSLDHIIQLNQIQKGQMSINCIAFNPLQLIADLLAEYEPIARQKRLELISRIHHIDYGLEGDAEKIKQILSILLSNAIKFTPAGQVTITSQLTHFDKSNRWQISVKDTGIGIDSTHIDDIFNPFFQVDSSQTRQYEGSGVGLPVVKQMAQLMGATIEVDSTLGSGTQFMLTISMTNKQQSRQQHLLAGLTIIYYYYHEVGFLAKELERLGATVIYRQHEALVIEEMSIRQVNMVMFAEDIFPSKAESLAKRIRQFESEHRALLVYWYPPHRAKQLDSFEHGLKAAGVDYCYSATYKDKALSDLLKRWLVWT, from the coding sequence ATGAACAACCGTCCCTCTCAAACCATCTCTACGCTTATTTGGCGTTCTGTCGTACAAGCCATTATTTTGGCTGTGTTGGCAGGTTTCTTGATGTCTATCGTTTATGGTTTGTTATACCACTATAAAGAGAAGCGTCAGCATATCCAGCAATTGGCTACCATGTTGACCACTAGCGCATCGACAGCCGATGGTGCTGATATCGTGGCTGAGCAGGTTAGATTCTTGTTAGAAAGTGAACCCAGCATTAGAAGTATTTTATTTTATTCAACACCCAAACCTATTGATGAAGTTAATCAGTCCAGAGATGATTGGAAGAATGCCTTATTTGCAGATACTGTCAGCTTCAATTATCCCGTTACCAGTGACGATATCGGTGATGATAGCGCGCTAGATACGTTAAACATCAGTCAGCAATCGTCCATGACTTTATCAAATAGTGAGCAAGAATCGTCAGCGTCTAGTGAGGCCAATAAAAATAGCGCGTTAGTTGGATATATTAATCTCACTTTAGATGTGAACACCCTGCGTTCACATTGGTTTCGAAGCAATATATTGCTATGGCTTATCACCACGATATTGACGGTACTTTGGGTATTGTACATTCTGCGCAAACTCAAATGGCCAATCAGAGATATTGAAGCTTTGAAAGAAGTCTGTCACATCGTTGTAAAAAACCCAGAGCTTGAGCAGTTACCAGTGATTCCACAGCTTTTTGAATTTCAGGAACTGGTGCAAATCAAGCAAACTTTGGCTGTATTGTTTGATCGTTTACAGAAAGTCCAACAAGATTATGAGGCGCTTGCTATTTTTGAGCAGCAATTACACAACAAAGACGTATCCCTCGATGTGCAGCTGCATAACTTTCAAAGCATGATCACCCATGAGCTGAAAACTTCGCTAAATGCTATCGTAGGCGGTTTACAGCTGTTAGATTACGATACCCTCAATAGAGAACAAAAAGATGCGGTTGAAATTATCAGTGACGGTAGTGATAAATTGGTGTCGTCGCTTGATCATATTATTCAATTGAATCAAATACAAAAAGGTCAGATGAGTATTAATTGTATTGCGTTCAATCCATTGCAGTTAATCGCCGATCTGTTGGCAGAATATGAGCCTATTGCCCGGCAAAAAAGGCTAGAGTTGATCAGCCGTATTCATCATATAGACTATGGTTTGGAAGGGGATGCGGAAAAAATAAAACAAATATTATCGATATTATTGAGCAATGCGATTAAGTTTACTCCAGCGGGGCAGGTGACTATTACGTCGCAATTGACCCATTTTGATAAAAGCAATCGCTGGCAAATCAGTGTAAAAGATACAGGTATTGGTATCGATAGCACTCATATCGATGATATTTTTAATCCGTTTTTCCAAGTGGATTCATCACAAACTCGTCAATATGAAGGCTCAGGTGTTGGTTTGCCAGTCGTCAAGCAAATGGCTCAGCTGATGGGCGCTACTATAGAGGTAGATAGCACGTTAGGGTCAGGCACCCAATTCATGCTGACCATATCGATGACCAATAAACAGCAGTCTCGGCAGCAGCATTTATTGGCTGGATTGACTATTATTTACTATTATTATCATGAAGTTGGGTTTTTAGCGAAAGAGTTAGAGCGTTTAGGCGCGACGGTCATTTATCGTCAGCATGAAGCACTGGTTATAGAGGAGATGAGTATAAGACAGGTGAATATGGTGATGTTTGCGGAAGATATTTTTCCAAGTAAAGCTGAGTCGTTAGCCAAGCGTATTCGTCAATTTGAAAGTGAACATCGGGCTTTATTGGTATATTGGTATCCACCACATCGAGCGAAGCAGTTAGATAGCTTTGAGCATGGTTTAAAAGCAGCTGGTGTCGATTACTGTTATAGCGCCACTTATAAAGATAAAGCATTAAGCGACTTGCTTAAGCGCTGGTTGGTATGGACGTAA
- a CDS encoding D-alanyl-D-alanine carboxypeptidase family protein: MTVKRVKNQLVQLVVGVSISMSAVMANAAIQPPEMDNTAYVLMDYNTGEILAQKNANESLPPASLTKMMTSYIIEQRLASGDLKEDDQVIMSPNAWCRGSSSQSCMYVPVNKSASVIDMLRGIIIQSGNDASKAMAEHIAGSEASFAILMNEQAEKLGMKNTHFVNSTGMPDEGHEASALDLAKLSRAIIKNSGDYYGIYAEKEFTYNGITQGNRNALLATDPTVDGLKTGHTDAAGYCLAASSNRDGMRLISVIMGTESQQARADQSRELLNWGFGHFTTVTKAPAGQFVSKVPVWFGEADEVELVTADNLQILTSKTQKNKITTVVDIPESLEAPIKKGQEIGKMMAVIDGKAVASVPIIATSDIEQSGFMSRTWQRVVRWAQNLF; encoded by the coding sequence ATGACAGTAAAGCGTGTAAAAAATCAGCTGGTGCAGCTGGTAGTCGGTGTGAGTATCTCTATGAGTGCAGTGATGGCAAACGCAGCCATCCAGCCGCCTGAGATGGATAATACCGCCTATGTATTGATGGATTATAATACTGGTGAGATTTTGGCACAAAAGAACGCCAATGAGTCGCTACCGCCAGCGTCTTTGACAAAAATGATGACCAGTTACATCATTGAGCAGCGCTTAGCATCAGGCGACCTCAAAGAAGATGACCAAGTCATAATGAGTCCAAATGCTTGGTGTCGTGGTAGTAGCAGCCAGTCTTGCATGTATGTGCCGGTAAATAAATCTGCGAGTGTTATCGACATGCTACGCGGTATTATTATTCAATCAGGTAATGATGCTTCAAAAGCTATGGCGGAACATATCGCTGGTAGCGAAGCCTCATTTGCTATCTTGATGAATGAGCAAGCAGAAAAACTTGGTATGAAAAATACCCATTTCGTCAACTCTACTGGTATGCCTGACGAAGGGCATGAGGCATCAGCACTAGATTTGGCCAAATTGTCACGCGCTATTATCAAGAATAGCGGCGACTATTATGGTATTTATGCAGAAAAAGAGTTCACCTATAACGGTATTACTCAAGGTAACCGTAATGCTCTACTTGCAACCGACCCAACCGTCGATGGTTTAAAAACTGGCCACACTGATGCAGCAGGCTATTGCTTAGCGGCTTCAAGCAATCGTGATGGCATGCGCTTGATTTCTGTGATTATGGGAACAGAGAGCCAGCAAGCACGTGCCGATCAATCACGTGAGCTGCTCAACTGGGGCTTTGGCCACTTCACTACTGTCACCAAAGCACCTGCTGGACAATTCGTCAGCAAAGTTCCAGTCTGGTTCGGTGAAGCTGATGAAGTCGAGCTAGTCACTGCGGATAATTTGCAAATTCTAACCAGCAAAACGCAAAAAAATAAAATCACGACTGTGGTAGATATTCCTGAGAGCCTAGAAGCACCCATCAAAAAAGGTCAAGAAATTGGCAAAATGATGGCCGTTATTGATGGTAAAGCGGTGGCTTCAGTGCCTATTATAGCGACCAGTGATATCGAGCAATCAGGCTTTATGAGCCGCACTTGGCAGCGTGTCGTACGTTGGGCACAAAATCTGTTTTAG
- a CDS encoding MCR_0457 family protein, producing MLSQASFAANNSATTIPLDMSGINVTKHEIAVMQVLSEICPPMLNGKQKQRFYKSYNVQLHELMPSLEDPKAAIQYLSTQQDYRQILQGIRSWTMGFSKQDNKALCEDLANAEYQ from the coding sequence ATGCTATCTCAAGCATCCTTTGCGGCGAATAATTCTGCTACAACCATACCTCTAGATATGTCTGGCATCAATGTTACTAAGCATGAAATTGCGGTCATGCAAGTGCTATCAGAGATATGTCCACCGATGCTCAATGGCAAACAAAAACAGCGCTTTTATAAATCTTATAACGTGCAGCTTCACGAGTTGATGCCGTCTTTAGAAGATCCAAAAGCAGCGATTCAATATCTATCCACTCAGCAAGATTATCGCCAGATATTACAAGGCATTCGTAGCTGGACAATGGGCTTCTCTAAACAAGACAACAAAGCTCTATGCGAAGATTTGGCGAATGCTGAATACCAGTAG
- the surE gene encoding 5'/3'-nucleotidase SurE: MKFLISNDDGVYAPGLLALYQALSAIAEVVVVAPNSEQSGCASALSLSMPLYTHQLDSGFIAVNGSPADCVHLALHELYPDTRFDCVITGINSGANLGQDVLFSGTFGAALTAQLFGIPAIATSLVGGGVNGEGQEQTSHYQMAAAEIVKLLIETPILDACKNLPYHVLNVNIPDVDSADEIKGRKITALGHRQIARPVHHVVDPRGRDAYWLSLRKRPHELPLETEDLQSSTTDMTDDQAVAAGYISLSPVRLHHTPADTLKTLSALML; the protein is encoded by the coding sequence ATGAAATTTTTAATTAGTAATGATGATGGGGTTTATGCACCAGGGTTATTGGCATTATATCAAGCCCTGTCTGCTATTGCAGAGGTGGTAGTGGTTGCGCCAAACAGTGAGCAAAGTGGCTGCGCGAGTGCTTTGAGCCTATCGATGCCATTATATACTCATCAATTGGATTCTGGTTTTATAGCGGTAAATGGTTCGCCCGCGGACTGTGTACATTTGGCATTGCATGAGTTATATCCTGATACGCGTTTTGATTGTGTGATTACTGGTATTAATTCTGGCGCCAATCTTGGTCAAGACGTTTTATTTTCGGGTACCTTTGGTGCTGCATTAACCGCACAGCTCTTTGGAATACCTGCCATTGCGACCTCCCTAGTGGGCGGCGGCGTCAATGGAGAAGGGCAAGAGCAGACCAGTCATTATCAAATGGCGGCAGCTGAAATTGTTAAATTATTGATAGAAACACCGATATTAGATGCTTGCAAAAATTTGCCCTATCATGTATTAAACGTTAATATTCCTGATGTAGATAGTGCTGATGAGATCAAAGGTCGGAAAATAACGGCGTTAGGGCACCGTCAGATTGCGCGTCCTGTACATCATGTGGTCGATCCACGTGGGCGTGATGCTTATTGGTTGTCGCTACGTAAACGCCCACATGAGTTGCCATTAGAAACTGAAGATTTGCAGTCCTCCACAACAGATATGACGGATGATCAAGCGGTAGCGGCGGGTTATATCAGTTTATCACCAGTGCGCCTGCATCATACGCCAGCAGACACGCTTAAAACGCTGTCGGCGTTAATGCTATAA
- a CDS encoding M23 family metallopeptidase: MKKLIAGSRFATVALIGTLTAATLTMVGCATKPTYQSANQAGPKIITNAQGVPNYHRVQRGDTVSQIAERYRLSYRQIGSLNGLDSKYTIYSGQWLKLWQGTPADNNRYNAPTTTQPTYTPPVTSVPNNSSQSPVYEVTANATSGYEYPSRNQVTRNFDAAAGTMGMWFAGNIGDPVLASQSGTVLYSGDGLPEYGNLIMIRHSDNYITAYAHNSQLLVKEGDAVQRGQRIANMGNSGQTNQVGLEFQVRLNGNPIDPRAVLGR; the protein is encoded by the coding sequence ATGAAGAAGCTTATTGCTGGATCGCGCTTTGCAACAGTGGCATTGATAGGTACTTTAACAGCAGCAACGTTAACGATGGTGGGCTGTGCAACCAAGCCTACTTACCAATCAGCCAACCAAGCGGGACCTAAGATTATTACCAATGCACAAGGCGTTCCTAACTACCATCGCGTACAGCGTGGCGATACGGTCAGCCAGATTGCTGAGCGCTATCGTCTCAGTTACCGTCAAATCGGTTCGCTCAATGGTTTGGACAGCAAGTATACAATTTATAGTGGTCAATGGCTCAAGCTGTGGCAAGGTACGCCAGCCGATAACAATCGTTATAACGCGCCTACAACGACACAGCCAACGTACACACCACCTGTAACGAGCGTACCTAATAATAGCTCACAAAGCCCTGTATACGAAGTGACGGCTAACGCAACGTCAGGCTATGAATATCCAAGTCGCAATCAAGTGACCCGTAACTTTGATGCGGCAGCGGGCACGATGGGTATGTGGTTTGCTGGTAATATCGGTGATCCCGTACTTGCTAGCCAATCTGGCACGGTACTGTACTCTGGCGATGGTCTGCCAGAGTATGGCAATCTTATTATGATTCGTCATAGTGATAATTACATCACCGCTTATGCGCATAATAGTCAGCTACTGGTCAAAGAAGGCGATGCTGTACAGCGCGGTCAGCGCATTGCAAACATGGGTAACAGTGGCCAGACCAATCAGGTCGGCTTAGAGTTCCAAGTGCGCTTAAATGGCAATCCTATTGATCCACGTGCGGTACTGGGGCGTTAA
- a CDS encoding lytic murein transglycosylase, with translation MMLKKQYLALFPALVMVGCTSQQAMQKPSKPVRQGNVQITQTQTIQVKPAPKPVIKPQPVAKPSYNSFSDWKSDFSMRAISSGHDAATVRRLLDTAYLNQQVISLDSGQPEFSKMPWEYVDSAVSDGRVSTGKRKFAEQRAFLSQLESQYGVNAEIIAAIWGMESSYGVVTGNSSIPSSLASLAYDGRRQEFAETQLLSLSTLLQRGDVSWSQLDGSWAGGMGQTQFIPDTWLKHGVDGDGNGHRNPWATGDALASTANYLSNSGWVRGLAPFYEATIPASFDYSMVGSKQPAARWAAMGVDTIADVYLDANTEMELWLPAGKDGPVLLLSPNFDVIKVYNNSSSYALGVSLLGKALAGQGGLQKSWPRYERPLSTAQVRNLQQRLTNSGYDTKGADGIVGTNTRLAFQRWQADNGQTPDGFITQRSASSLASW, from the coding sequence ATGATGTTAAAAAAACAATATCTTGCCCTGTTTCCTGCGTTAGTGATGGTTGGGTGTACCAGCCAACAGGCGATGCAAAAACCTAGCAAGCCTGTACGTCAAGGCAACGTTCAGATTACCCAAACTCAAACCATTCAAGTGAAGCCAGCACCGAAGCCTGTCATCAAGCCGCAGCCAGTGGCAAAGCCAAGCTATAACAGCTTTTCTGATTGGAAGTCAGATTTTTCTATGCGGGCGATTTCATCAGGCCATGATGCAGCGACAGTGCGCCGTTTACTTGATACTGCTTATTTAAATCAACAAGTCATCTCGCTTGACTCAGGACAGCCAGAGTTTTCTAAGATGCCATGGGAATATGTCGATTCTGCCGTATCTGATGGGCGTGTGAGTACTGGTAAGCGTAAGTTTGCCGAGCAACGGGCATTTTTGTCGCAATTAGAATCGCAGTACGGTGTCAATGCAGAAATAATCGCTGCCATTTGGGGCATGGAGTCGTCATACGGCGTGGTGACGGGTAATAGCAGCATACCAAGTTCACTTGCGAGTCTGGCTTATGATGGTCGTCGCCAAGAGTTTGCAGAAACTCAGTTATTGTCATTATCGACGTTATTGCAGCGCGGTGATGTGTCTTGGTCGCAGCTCGATGGTTCTTGGGCAGGCGGCATGGGACAGACGCAGTTTATCCCTGATACTTGGCTGAAGCACGGAGTGGATGGCGATGGTAATGGTCATCGTAATCCGTGGGCAACGGGCGATGCACTGGCGTCCACCGCTAATTATTTGAGCAACTCAGGTTGGGTTCGAGGTCTAGCGCCATTTTACGAAGCGACTATTCCTGCCTCATTCGATTACTCCATGGTTGGTAGTAAGCAGCCTGCCGCGAGATGGGCAGCGATGGGTGTTGATACGATAGCTGATGTTTATTTGGATGCCAATACTGAAATGGAGCTGTGGCTACCAGCTGGCAAGGATGGTCCTGTACTGCTACTCAGTCCAAACTTTGATGTGATCAAAGTTTATAATAACTCATCGAGCTATGCGCTAGGTGTCAGCTTATTGGGTAAAGCGCTTGCTGGACAAGGCGGATTACAGAAATCATGGCCGCGTTATGAGCGTCCATTATCCACAGCTCAAGTACGAAATTTACAGCAGCGTTTGACCAACTCAGGCTATGACACCAAAGGCGCTGACGGTATCGTGGGTACCAATACTCGGTTGGCGTTCCAGCGCTGGCAAGCAGACAATGGTCAGACTCCAGACGGCTTTATTACTCAGCGTAGTGCGTCATCGTTAGCTTCGTGGTGA
- the modB gene encoding molybdate ABC transporter permease subunit, with the protein MIDQSLMSDMLSPFWVSIKLAGVTTICLLLFVTPVAYWLAKPSRRQVVARLKVLLMGIIAMPLVLPPTVIGFYLLLLLSPSVGIGKWLSEHHISPLIFTFEGLVIGSIIYSLPFYIQPVYAQFLRIPQSVMEVAHLLEPSRFKRFLRVALPQARVGIVLGSLISFAHTIGEFGVVLMIGGSISDETKVVSIAIYEQVEALNYEAAHMMSGILIIMGVIMVALIASVSRLNQRS; encoded by the coding sequence ATGATAGACCAGTCTCTTATGTCCGATATGCTTAGTCCATTTTGGGTGAGTATTAAGCTTGCTGGTGTCACTACCATTTGTCTATTACTGTTTGTAACGCCTGTGGCTTATTGGCTCGCTAAGCCCAGTCGTAGGCAAGTTGTGGCACGTCTTAAAGTCTTGCTTATGGGCATCATTGCCATGCCATTGGTTTTGCCGCCTACCGTCATCGGCTTTTATCTTTTATTACTGTTAAGCCCTAGTGTCGGTATTGGTAAATGGCTTAGCGAACATCATATCAGCCCCTTGATATTTACCTTTGAAGGTCTTGTCATTGGTTCGATTATTTACTCCTTGCCTTTTTATATTCAGCCTGTCTACGCCCAATTTTTACGTATTCCACAAAGCGTGATGGAAGTGGCACATTTATTGGAGCCAAGCCGTTTCAAACGGTTTCTCAGAGTCGCTCTGCCACAAGCGCGTGTCGGTATTGTGCTCGGTAGCTTAATAAGTTTTGCCCATACTATTGGTGAGTTTGGCGTGGTTTTGATGATAGGGGGTAGTATATCCGATGAGACTAAAGTGGTCTCGATTGCGATATACGAGCAAGTAGAGGCGCTAAATTACGAGGCAGCGCACATGATGTCTGGGATTCTCATCATTATGGGAGTGATTATGGTGGCGTTGATTGCTAGTGTAAGCCGGCTGAATCAACGCTCATAA